TGAATACAGTTCATCGGTCAGTTTTCCCAGTGCTTCTCGTCGCGGTTTCCTTGTTTGTTTTCGGTTGCGGCGCGGGCAGCGCTCCCCAGCGGACAAACGAGAATCTGTCGAAGCCGCTCGTGACGCCCGAGATCCGTTCGGACCGGCCAAAGATCATCGCCTTCGGCGACAGCCTGACGGCGGGGTTCGGCCTTTTGGAAAAGGAGTCTTTTCCATATCTGCTGCAGGAAAAACTTGCGGCCGACGGCTTTAATTACGAGGTGATCAATGCCGGCGTTTCGGGCGACACGTCACTCGGTGGTCTGGAACGGATCGACTGGGTGCTCGAGATGGAGAATGTCGATATCCTGATGCTCGAGCTTGGAGGCAACGACCTGTTGCGGCGGATGCCCGTGGCGAGTATGAAAAAGAACCTCGCCACGATCATCGAACGGGCTCAAGCGAAAAAGATCCGCGTTCTGCTCTGCGGAATGTTCGCGCCGCCCAACGTCGGCGCCGATTACCAGCGCGATTTTCAAATGGCGTTTCCGGATCTTGCGACCGAGTACAAGACGCAGTTTCTGCCGTTTTTGCTCGACGGCGTCGCGCTCAACAAGGATCTCAACCAAGCCGACGGAATCCATCCGAATGCCGAAGGTTCGAAGATTATGACCGAAAATGTATACAAGGCTTTGAAGCCGATGCTCAGAAAGTGAGCGGAGGGTTCTGAAAATCAGCTTCAAGAAGTTATCATTGCTGAAACGCCGCGCGAGTGCGCGGCAACTTAGTATTTAGAATCAAGGAGGGTTAATGAGATCATTTTTGCTTATCACCGCGCTGGTATTTACATTGACAGTCTCGGCGTTCGGTCAGACAACGCCTGAGCCCAAGAATCCGGACACCCAATCGCCGGTCGCGAGCGACTACAAACGACCGGATGGGGAAACACGGCGCAAGAACTATTTGAAGAGTATGTTCGGACCGCTGACGCTTGCCCGCGTCGCGGCGACTTCGGCAGTTGGTACATTCCGAAATTCGCCCGAAGAATGGGAAAAATCGGGAGAAGGGTTCGGTCGCCGCTTTGCCTCGGATTTCGGGAAGAACGTCATCCGCCAGACGACCCAATTCGGGCTCGACGAAGCGCTGAAATTGGACAGCTCTTTCTACCGGAGCAAGAAACGCGATCTTGGATCGAAGGTTGCAAACGCGTTGCTCTCGACCGTAACCGCGCGAAATTCGAAAGGGAAGCGCGTCGTCGGTGTGCCGAGAATCGCCGGAGCGTATGTTTCAAACATCGTCGCCTCGGAAACTTGGTTTCCGAAGCGGTTCGACTACAAGGACGGACTCAGGAGCGGAACGATCTCGCTCGGCATCAATGCCGCGGTGAATCTGTTTCGGGAACTCATCAAGAAGTAAGATCATCGTAGGATTTTGGATCGACGTGGCCCGCAAAATTGAGTTTTGCGGGCCTTTCAATTAATCTGCCTGTATGAACGTGACACACCTTGAATGCGCCAATTGCGGGCTCAGCTACGCGGCCGGCAAACTTCACAATCTCTGCACCGGATGCGGAAAGCCGTTGCTTGTTCGGTACGATCTGGAACGGGCCGCGAAAACGCTGACGAGACAATCGCTGGTGTCGCGCGAATCGAATTTATGGCGTTATCGCGAGGTGCTGCCGGTCGAAAATCCCGAAAACATCGTTTCGCTCGGCGAAGGGATGACGCCGCTTCTCAGGGCCGACCGTTTGGCGGCATCGCTCACGCTTCCGGTCGAGTTATTCATCAAGGACGAATCGACCAATCCGACGCAGAGCTTCAAGGCGCGCGGAATGACTGCGGCGGTTTCGATGGCAAAAGAGCTCGGAGTTCGCAAAACCGCGGCGCCATCGGCCGGTAACGCAGCCGGCGCGCTCGCCGCTTACGCCGCGCGCGCGGGGATGGAGGCTCACCTGTTTATGCCGCGCGACACTCCGCGGGCGAACATCGTCGAGTGCGAGCAGACCGGTGCGTTTGTTACCTTGGTCGACGGATTGATCACCGACTGCGGAAAGATAGTCGCGGAACGCAAAGAATCGGAAGGTTGGTTCGACGTTTCGACCCTCAAAGAACCGTACCGCGTCGAAGGGAAAAAAACGATGGGCTATGAATTGGCCGAACAGTTCGGTTGGACGTTGCCCGATGTGATTCTCTATCCGACGGGTGGCGGCACCGGTTTGATCGGAATGTGGAAAGCGTTCGATGAAATGGAGGAAATGGGCTGGATCGGCCCGAAGCGGCCGCGAATGATCTCGGTTCAGGCGGCGGGATGCGCTCCGATCGTTCGGGCCTTTCACGCCGGGGAGCGGTTCGCGGATGAGTTTCCGAAC
The DNA window shown above is from Acidobacteriota bacterium and carries:
- a CDS encoding arylesterase, which codes for MNTVHRSVFPVLLVAVSLFVFGCGAGSAPQRTNENLSKPLVTPEIRSDRPKIIAFGDSLTAGFGLLEKESFPYLLQEKLAADGFNYEVINAGVSGDTSLGGLERIDWVLEMENVDILMLELGGNDLLRRMPVASMKKNLATIIERAQAKKIRVLLCGMFAPPNVGADYQRDFQMAFPDLATEYKTQFLPFLLDGVALNKDLNQADGIHPNAEGSKIMTENVYKALKPMLRK
- a CDS encoding threonine synthase, whose product is MNVTHLECANCGLSYAAGKLHNLCTGCGKPLLVRYDLERAAKTLTRQSLVSRESNLWRYREVLPVENPENIVSLGEGMTPLLRADRLAASLTLPVELFIKDESTNPTQSFKARGMTAAVSMAKELGVRKTAAPSAGNAAGALAAYAARAGMEAHLFMPRDTPRANIVECEQTGAFVTLVDGLITDCGKIVAERKESEGWFDVSTLKEPYRVEGKKTMGYELAEQFGWTLPDVILYPTGGGTGLIGMWKAFDEMEEMGWIGPKRPRMISVQAAGCAPIVRAFHAGERFADEFPNAHTSASGLRVPKAIGDFLIIDALHASGGTAVAVPDLDLIAAVGEIGAAEGLFCAPEGAACLPALRRLIDDGSVAEGEKVVIFNTGAGVKYLECFD